From a single Ascaphus truei isolate aAscTru1 chromosome 2, aAscTru1.hap1, whole genome shotgun sequence genomic region:
- the LOC142488399 gene encoding uncharacterized protein LOC142488399, producing the protein MPKNNDSCHILDTYKEPVSHDGEFIDLVQHTAEMDPKYGSSKRYERDLRRRRSRGAQPFLCCQCGKSFSLDRDLLTHLCVPAREQTFTYTDGGSGFSLQGKLLPHQMIQTAVTPFTCTVCGKQLSNESTLLNHQMIHTGEKPFTCTECGKQFSIKRNLLRHQWVHTGEKPFTCTVCGKQFSSKRNLLRHQMTHTGEKPFTCAECSKSFSQKTDLRNHERIHTGEKPFTCTECGKQFSIKNDFLRHHMTHTGEKPFTCTECSKSFATKKELRSHERIHTGEKPFTCSECCKSFSKKQSLLLHEWIHTGNKPFTCTECGKQFRSKSNLLMHQRTHTRVKPFTCSECGKQFSSKTNLIRHQMTHTGEKPFTCTECGKKCSIKSNLLKHQRIHTEDKSFICTECGKQFQFKGTLLRHQMIHTGEKQFTCTECGKQFSTKGHLLRHQLTHTGEKPFTCAECNKSFSTNAELLIHERIHTGEKPFTCTECGKQFSGKNNLFRHQRTHTGEKPFTCAVCSKSFPRKKVLLEHERIHTGEKPFTCTECGKQFSIKNNLLRHQRIHTGEKPFTCTECGKQFSTKGHLLRHQLTHTGEKPFTCAECSKSFSQKADLRIHERIHTGEKPFTCTECSKSFATKKELRSHERIHTGEKPFTCSECEKQFSTKSHLIRHQLTHTGKKPFPCT; encoded by the coding sequence ATGCCAAAAAATAATGATTCCTGTCACATTTTGGACACATACAAGGAACCAGTGTCACATGATGGTGAATTTATAGACCTTGTACAGCACACAGCGGAGATGGACCCTAAATAtgggtccagcaaaaggtatgagagagatttaagaagaagaagaagccgtggtgctcagccttttctctgttgtcagtgtggcaaaagcttctcactggacagggacctgctcacacacctttgtgtccccGCTAGAGAGCAAACCTTTACATATACAGATGGTGGGAGCGGTTTCTCACTGCAGGGGAAACTTCTTccacaccagatgattcagacagcagtgactccttttacttgtacagtgtgtgggaaacagttaAGTAATGAGAGCACCCTCCTCAatcaccagatgattcatacaggggagaaaccattcacatgtacagagtgtgggaaacaattcagtattaagagaaacctcctcagacaccagtgggttcatacaggggagaaaccatttacttgtacagtgtgtgggaaacaattcagtagtAAGAgaaacctcctcagacaccagatgactcatacaggagagaaaccattcacatgtgcagagtgtagtaaaagcttttctcagaagACAGATCTCCgcaaccatgagcggattcatacaggggagaaaccattcacatgtacagagtgtgggaaacaattcagtattaagaatGACTTCCTCAGACACcatatgactcatacaggggagaaaccattcacatgtactgagtgtagtaaaagctttgcAACAAAGAAGGAGCTCCGCAGCCatgagaggattcatacaggggagaaaccattcacatgttcagagtgttgtaaaagcttttcTAAGAAGCAGAGCCTCCTCCTACATGAGTGGATTCATACAGGGaataaaccattcacatgtacagagtgcggGAAACAATTCAGGAGTAAGAGCAACCTCCTTATGCACCAGAGGACTCACACAAGggtgaaaccattcacatgttcagagtgtgggaaacagtttAGTAGTAAGACAAACCtcatcagacaccagatgactcatacaggggagaaaccattcacatgtacagagtgtgggaaaaaatGCAGTATTAAGAGCAACCTTCTCAAGCACCAGAGAATTCATACAGAAGATAAATCATTcatatgtacagagtgtgggaaacaatttcaATTTAAAGGTactctcctcagacaccagatgattcatacaggagagaagcaattcacatgtacagagtgtgggaaacaattcagtactaagggccacctcctcagacaccagctgactcatacaggggagaaaccattcacatgtgcagagtgtaataAAAGCTTTTCTACAAATGCGGAGCTCCtcatccatgagcggattcatacaggggagaaaccattcacatgtactgagtgtgggaaacaattcagcgGTAAGAACAACCTTTTCAGACACCAgaggactcatacaggggagaaaccattcacatgtgcagtgtgtagtaaaagctttccTCGGAAGAAGGTTCTCCTCGAACATGAAcgaattcatacaggggagaaacccttcacatgtacagagtgtgggaaacaattcagtattaagaacaatctcctcagacaccagaggattcatacaggagagaaaccattcacatgtacagagtgtgggaaacaattcagtactaagggccacctcctcagacaccagctgactcatacaggggagaaaccattcacatgtgcagagtgtagtaaaagcttttctcagaagGCAGATCTCCGcatccatgagcggattcatacaggggagaaaccattcacatgtacagagtgtagtaaaagctttgcAACAAAGAAGGAGCTCCGCagccatgagcggattcatacaggggagaaaccattcacatgttcagagtgtgagaaacaattcagtactaagagcCACCTCATCAGACACCAGCTGACTCATACAGGGAAGAAACCATTTCCATGTACATAG